A single window of uncultured Methanobrevibacter sp. DNA harbors:
- a CDS encoding TIGR00300 family protein: MNKRIIELSGHIIDSMALTKTMAIIMEKGGEFDILEIDVGRKKSDVSHAKIEVSAYSPELLNAILDELSVLGASIHEIKEVNLVASTKDKVAPEGFYSSSNHATHIYYKGNWIPVEDIEMDCLVVVDEDENRAFVKPISNIEAGDKIVVGLDGVRVTPPQRSRDEHQVFEFMNSDVSSEKPLMNLINGIAQEMKEIKAKGGKIGIVGGPAIVHTGSGKYLASLIRDGYIDVIMAGNALATHDIESNLFGTSLGIEVETGKIVAHGHTHHMRAINRINNSGSIRKAVEDGTLTGGIMYECIKNEVPFVLAGSIRDDGPLPDVITDVIEAQKLMRKYAQEVDMVLMISTMLHSIAMGNLLPSRVKSICVDINPSTVTKLSDRGSAQVVGIVTDIGTFMPLLYNALNEE, translated from the coding sequence ATGAATAAAAGAATTATTGAACTTTCCGGTCATATTATTGATTCAATGGCCTTAACTAAGACCATGGCAATAATTATGGAAAAAGGAGGGGAATTTGACATTTTGGAAATCGATGTTGGACGTAAAAAATCAGATGTAAGTCATGCAAAAATTGAAGTTTCCGCATATTCTCCCGAACTGTTGAATGCAATACTTGACGAACTGTCTGTTCTTGGAGCATCAATCCATGAAATCAAGGAGGTCAATCTTGTTGCATCAACCAAAGATAAAGTTGCTCCTGAAGGTTTTTATTCATCTTCCAATCATGCCACACACATTTACTATAAGGGAAACTGGATTCCTGTTGAAGATATAGAAATGGACTGTCTGGTTGTAGTTGACGAAGATGAAAACAGGGCATTCGTAAAGCCTATTTCCAATATCGAGGCGGGAGACAAGATTGTCGTTGGCCTTGACGGGGTCAGGGTAACCCCTCCTCAAAGATCAAGGGATGAACACCAGGTATTCGAATTCATGAACAGTGATGTATCTTCAGAAAAGCCTTTGATGAATCTAATAAATGGTATCGCTCAGGAAATGAAGGAAATCAAAGCCAAAGGAGGAAAAATAGGTATTGTAGGGGGTCCTGCTATAGTACACACAGGTTCCGGAAAATACCTTGCATCATTGATTAGGGATGGTTACATAGATGTCATCATGGCAGGTAATGCTCTTGCTACCCACGACATTGAATCAAATCTCTTCGGCACATCTCTTGGAATCGAAGTGGAAACCGGTAAAATCGTAGCTCATGGCCACACCCACCACATGAGGGCAATCAACAGAATCAACAATTCAGGCTCCATTAGAAAAGCTGTTGAAGACGGAACCCTAACTGGTGGAATAATGTATGAGTGCATTAAAAATGAGGTTCCATTTGTCCTTGCAGGTTCAATCCGTGATGACGGCCCTCTTCCAGACGTAATAACCGATGTCATTGAAGCCCAAAAGCTCATGAGAAAATATGCTCAGGAAGTTGACATGGTATTGATGATTTCAACAATGCTTCATTCAATCGCAATGGGTAACCTATTGCCTTCAAGGGTTAAAAGTATCTGCGTGGATATCAACCCATCCACAGTTACCAAATTATCCGACAGGGGAAGCGCACAGGTTGTAGGTATTGTAACCGATATAGGAACATTCATGCCTTTGTTATACAATGCGTTGAATGAGGAATAA
- the ade gene encoding adenine deaminase, protein MEFTAYILDVLFDSFYPARIRIEDGIFKEVAPILITEDTELDVDGLVVPGLIDAHIHIESSMLTPAQFAKIAVRHGTTSVVCDPHEIANVMGFKGIEIMMKSASEVPFKFYFTASSCVPATSFETSGAVIDSEDIKFLLEMDDVVGLAEMMNFPGVINGDEEVLKKLEYARQSKKPIDGHAPLLTGKDLDKYLSQYILTDHECSTFGEAIEKKLKGMKIMVRDGSSAKNMEALFDISKRIEFIRNQDEFSLVPTEVLEKRINTPIFDFIVSDDKNPKDLISGHLNKSIKKATELGIDTFKSVEMVTINPAAHYNLNCGCIREGYDADFVIVDDLVNFNVLKTYIGGECVFDGENVLFDVPEFNSENSIFASRKTASDFDIHYDGDECTVNVIKCYNGELLTKKMTAKLNVHDGIVQSDIFQDVLKISVVERYGHDNVSNAFIHGFGLKMGAVAASISHDSHNIITIGYDSEMMAKAVNMVIDNHGGIAVVSDEASDFLELPIAGLMSNEDGYVVAEKLAKLQQMVKALGCTFDAPFMTMEFMALLVIPSIKISDKGLFDGDNFEFMDVIVD, encoded by the coding sequence ATGGAATTTACAGCTTATATTTTGGATGTGCTTTTTGACTCATTTTATCCCGCAAGAATCAGGATAGAGGATGGCATCTTCAAGGAGGTCGCTCCAATTTTGATAACCGAAGACACCGAGCTGGATGTCGATGGTCTTGTGGTTCCTGGATTGATTGATGCTCATATTCATATAGAAAGCAGCATGCTTACTCCTGCACAATTCGCAAAGATTGCGGTGCGCCACGGTACCACTTCTGTTGTCTGCGATCCTCATGAAATTGCAAACGTCATGGGATTTAAGGGCATTGAAATAATGATGAAAAGCGCTTCTGAAGTTCCATTTAAGTTTTATTTTACAGCATCTTCTTGCGTACCTGCCACTTCATTTGAAACTTCAGGTGCAGTAATTGATTCTGAGGATATCAAATTTTTGCTTGAAATGGATGATGTTGTCGGGCTTGCCGAGATGATGAATTTTCCAGGTGTCATAAATGGGGATGAGGAAGTCCTCAAGAAACTGGAATATGCAAGGCAGTCCAAAAAACCGATTGACGGTCATGCCCCATTGCTTACTGGTAAAGATTTGGATAAATACCTTTCACAATATATACTTACTGATCATGAATGCAGTACTTTTGGGGAAGCTATTGAAAAAAAGTTGAAAGGTATGAAAATTATGGTACGTGATGGTTCATCTGCTAAAAATATGGAGGCTCTTTTCGATATTTCAAAACGTATTGAGTTCATCAGAAATCAGGATGAATTTTCTCTGGTTCCGACTGAAGTGTTGGAAAAAAGAATCAACACACCAATATTTGATTTCATAGTCAGTGACGATAAGAATCCAAAGGACCTAATCAGCGGGCATTTGAATAAATCCATTAAAAAAGCGACTGAATTGGGAATAGATACTTTCAAATCTGTTGAAATGGTTACAATCAATCCGGCTGCACATTATAATTTAAACTGCGGTTGTATCAGGGAAGGATATGATGCGGATTTTGTCATTGTAGATGATTTGGTAAACTTCAATGTACTCAAAACATACATTGGAGGGGAATGTGTTTTCGACGGTGAAAATGTTCTCTTTGACGTTCCGGAATTTAATTCGGAAAATTCAATTTTCGCCTCAAGAAAAACCGCAAGCGATTTCGACATACATTATGACGGTGATGAGTGCACAGTCAATGTGATAAAATGTTACAACGGTGAACTGCTGACCAAAAAGATGACTGCAAAATTAAATGTCCATGATGGAATAGTCCAGTCAGACATTTTCCAGGATGTGCTGAAGATATCAGTTGTAGAAAGGTACGGTCATGATAATGTTTCCAATGCATTCATTCATGGTTTCGGCCTTAAGATGGGTGCCGTTGCAGCATCCATTTCCCATGACTCACACAATATCATCACTATCGGATATGATTCTGAAATGATGGCAAAAGCCGTAAACATGGTGATAGACAATCATGGTGGAATTGCAGTTGTAAGTGATGAAGCCAGCGATTTTCTAGAACTCCCGATTGCAGGGCTTATGAGCAATGAAGACGGATATGTCGTTGCAGAAAAATTGGCAAAGCTTCAGCAGATGGTGAAAGCACTCGGATGCACTTTCGACGCACCGTTCATGACAATGGAATTCATGGCGCTTCTGGTGATTCCTTCAATAAAAATATCAGATAAGGGATTGTTCGACGGGGATAACTTTGAATTCATGGACGTGATTGTGGACTAA
- a CDS encoding DUF447 domain-containing protein yields the protein MEIDLNLIGMNRGKQYETIITTANCENVQNAAPIGVLCSGKDTILCRIFKGGKTLNNIISQREFTVNITHDPELFTLSTIGNLSQEYFSNDNSLRGVDAYFKCEVISIKEAVKQSDPIRKNGEANVIKSKVTDMVINKEVQAFNRAFSCLIETLANFTRFDLVDEEKKQYYLTRFRECSRVVNKVGGKEEKQSMGEIKKELIKRGYEI from the coding sequence ATGGAAATCGATTTAAATTTAATTGGGATGAATAGGGGAAAGCAGTATGAAACAATAATCACCACTGCCAACTGTGAAAATGTCCAAAATGCAGCGCCCATTGGAGTGCTTTGTTCTGGAAAGGATACCATTTTATGCAGAATTTTTAAGGGAGGTAAAACCCTGAACAACATCATATCACAAAGGGAATTTACCGTAAACATCACACACGACCCCGAACTGTTTACATTATCCACTATCGGCAATCTTTCCCAGGAATATTTCAGCAATGACAATTCCCTCAGGGGCGTTGATGCCTATTTCAAATGTGAGGTAATCAGCATAAAGGAAGCCGTAAAGCAAAGTGATCCCATCAGAAAAAATGGAGAGGCGAATGTCATAAAGTCCAAAGTTACTGATATGGTTATCAATAAAGAAGTCCAGGCATTTAACCGGGCTTTCAGCTGCCTCATAGAAACCTTGGCCAATTTCACCCGTTTCGATTTGGTTGATGAAGAAAAAAAGCAATACTATTTAACAAGATTCAGGGAATGCAGCCGTGTCGTCAACAAGGTTGGTGGAAAAGAAGAAAAGCAGTCAATGGGTGAGATAAAAAAAGAATTAATAAAAAGGGGATATGAAATTTAG
- a CDS encoding SIS domain-containing protein — protein MKYKMYDEMMEQPDSLKSTFESEFSKMEEVSNLIGDVDKVYLIGCGSSISTCYSVRDAIRMSTTNINIEVYTGYEFYYNKKLQQDENTLAIFTSQSGETADTLSSLRRANEYGIHTVSISNEPESSMIKEAKTPIITRCETETAILGTKTYITQLACLYQILFSASDYENKDELLSELGEMPEMLEKLLLTTEEDNKALAEKYAGEDIFYCLGSGPNFGLAYKLAMTMLMEGAIKHACPEYSAEFRHGLIERAEKDVPVIFLTSDLESDEITQKAIDFCENLEAKSIIYKLADYAEVDKLLSPFVLVIPLEWFVYYLAHFNGEDPGATRHIGKVRY, from the coding sequence ATGAAATATAAAATGTATGATGAAATGATGGAACAACCTGATTCACTTAAAAGCACTTTTGAAAGTGAATTTTCCAAAATGGAAGAGGTTTCAAATTTGATTGGCGATGTTGACAAGGTATATTTAATCGGTTGCGGCAGTTCAATTTCAACCTGCTACAGCGTCAGAGATGCAATAAGGATGTCAACCACCAACATTAACATTGAAGTTTACACAGGCTATGAATTTTACTACAATAAGAAATTACAGCAAGACGAAAACACATTGGCTATTTTCACTTCCCAATCCGGCGAAACCGCTGATACTTTATCATCACTGAGAAGAGCTAATGAATACGGCATTCACACAGTTTCAATTTCAAACGAACCTGAAAGCTCAATGATAAAAGAAGCTAAAACTCCAATTATAACCAGATGCGAGACAGAAACAGCTATTTTAGGTACAAAAACTTATATCACCCAACTTGCCTGTCTATATCAAATATTATTCAGCGCTTCAGACTATGAAAACAAGGATGAACTCCTGTCAGAATTGGGTGAAATGCCTGAAATGCTGGAAAAACTATTGCTTACAACTGAAGAGGACAACAAAGCATTGGCTGAAAAATATGCTGGAGAAGACATTTTCTACTGTCTTGGAAGCGGTCCGAACTTCGGTCTTGCATACAAACTGGCAATGACCATGCTTATGGAAGGAGCAATCAAACATGCATGCCCTGAATATTCAGCAGAATTCCGTCACGGATTGATTGAAAGGGCTGAAAAGGATGTTCCTGTAATATTTTTAACATCAGATCTTGAATCCGATGAAATAACTCAAAAGGCAATTGACTTTTGCGAAAATCTTGAAGCCAAATCAATAATATATAAGCTCGCAGACTATGCTGAAGTGGATAAATTATTGTCTCCATTCGTTTTGGTTATTCCTCTTGAATGGTTTGTATATTACTTGGCACACTTCAACGGCGAAGATCCTGGTGCAACAAGACACATCGGAAAAGTAAGATATTAG
- a CDS encoding Hsp20/alpha crystallin family protein encodes MVDGETIETKISDKKDEFEEKTDEKKDDMKDKYEETKEKGKTIADNVISDLSRSIDEFKENLKSMQKAADKKYADYKKTTVQSLDVDLVETDDVYYIKAAVPGIDKEDILIEAGDNDISIEATFVPYIEEFEEDEAELIVNSLKSGRCVKTIRFENSIDLENISAKFNNGMVIISIPKLIIPKHKVNVE; translated from the coding sequence ATGGTAGATGGAGAAACTATCGAAACCAAAATTTCCGATAAAAAAGACGAATTTGAAGAAAAAACTGATGAAAAGAAAGATGACATGAAAGACAAATACGAAGAAACAAAAGAAAAAGGCAAAACCATTGCAGACAATGTCATTAGCGACTTATCAAGAAGCATTGATGAATTTAAAGAAAACCTCAAAAGCATGCAAAAAGCAGCAGACAAAAAATATGCTGACTACAAAAAAACTACTGTACAAAGCTTAGATGTTGACTTGGTTGAAACCGATGATGTCTACTATATCAAAGCAGCAGTCCCTGGAATTGACAAAGAAGACATTTTAATTGAAGCTGGAGACAACGACATCAGTATTGAAGCTACATTCGTCCCATATATCGAAGAGTTTGAAGAAGATGAAGCCGAACTTATTGTCAACTCCTTAAAATCAGGAAGATGTGTTAAAACCATCAGATTTGAAAACAGCATCGACTTAGAAAACATTTCAGCAAAATTCAACAACGGAATGGTAATCATAAGCATTCCAAAACTAATCATACCAAAACATAAAGTAAATGTGGAATAA
- a CDS encoding Fic family protein, producing MFEPKFTYTDKIVNYIAEIASAKEVISNAKIIPLYDTKLKQDALIRSSHYSTSIEGNPLNLDEVKTLINNNQKPTTKAEQEVLNYFNVLNHLDQYSDKVIAPDTILSVHKDLTKDLLKNPEYEGKFRDTRVFIGNLHTQKINYVPPDAYKVPGLVDELLDWLNNSTDEIYPVIIAGILHYELVRIHPFVDGNGRTSRLMATLILSVHKFNINDYFTLDEYYNHDRQAYVDALHSADKNHDLTNWLEYFCCGVLYSINKVKSEVLKLSEITSKYDSTIQLTPNEISVLTLLEEKEHIQNKDIQEMLNITSQASYKIIRKLKDKKLIESRGKGRNTEYILK from the coding sequence ATGTTTGAACCTAAATTTACATACACCGATAAAATTGTAAATTATATTGCTGAAATCGCTTCAGCTAAAGAAGTCATCAGTAATGCAAAAATAATCCCATTATATGACACCAAATTAAAACAGGATGCACTTATTAGATCTTCACATTACTCAACATCAATTGAAGGAAATCCTTTAAACTTAGATGAAGTAAAAACATTAATCAACAACAATCAAAAACCAACTACAAAAGCAGAACAAGAAGTATTAAATTATTTCAATGTATTAAATCATTTAGATCAATATTCTGATAAGGTTATTGCCCCTGACACAATCCTATCTGTGCATAAAGATTTGACTAAAGATTTATTAAAAAATCCTGAATATGAGGGTAAATTTAGAGACACTCGTGTATTTATTGGCAATTTGCATACTCAAAAAATAAATTATGTGCCGCCAGATGCTTATAAAGTACCAGGTTTAGTAGATGAGTTATTAGATTGGTTGAACAATTCAACCGATGAAATTTATCCAGTTATTATCGCAGGAATTCTTCATTATGAATTAGTACGTATACATCCCTTTGTTGATGGAAATGGACGTACCAGCAGACTTATGGCAACATTAATTCTATCAGTTCACAAATTTAATATCAATGACTATTTCACTTTAGACGAATATTACAATCATGATAGGCAGGCTTATGTTGATGCACTACACAGTGCCGATAAAAACCATGATTTGACAAATTGGCTAGAATATTTCTGCTGTGGAGTATTATACTCAATCAATAAAGTTAAATCAGAAGTATTAAAATTATCCGAAATAACATCAAAATATGATAGTACTATTCAATTAACTCCAAATGAAATTTCCGTATTAACTCTACTTGAAGAAAAAGAACATATTCAAAATAAGGATATTCAAGAGATGTTAAATATTACTTCCCAAGCCAGCTATAAAATTATTAGAAAACTAAAAGATAAAAAATTAATAGAAAGTAGGGGAAAAGGTAGAAATACAGAATATATTTTGAAATAA